One Actinopolymorpha sp. NPDC004070 DNA segment encodes these proteins:
- a CDS encoding GNAT family N-acetyltransferase has protein sequence MYRHLGFGNLTSGESLELAAVDAPDPDWADRLAFFLRHKGDPYAGHIESALDRPLDDLRTHFYVGCVDGEPVTHVMVAGARGFGVLGHVYTVPQWRRRGAFGQLMAAQMEDVRALGFTHLTLSTGYGSMPYDVYSSFGFRSAVPESGQMFWFAEPGSGLAPDVSGGTTIRRTRWADWGAFCFVLAHAPLAGETVPRSPALAIEECGSAEGSFLKLLGQLELAEAQSYVAESSAGGVVGWCHVVPSPLTLGGAWLLDVHVLPGFEHLLGDLLDRVDWPQRPVFATTADSDMYERPMAVAGFTNAAVLPTGRHGRPARNLTFWWRTPATR, from the coding sequence ATGTACCGCCACCTGGGGTTCGGGAACTTGACCAGCGGTGAGTCCCTGGAACTCGCTGCCGTCGACGCCCCGGACCCGGACTGGGCGGACCGGCTGGCGTTCTTCCTGCGCCACAAGGGCGATCCCTACGCCGGCCACATCGAGAGTGCGCTCGACCGGCCGCTGGACGACCTTCGGACCCACTTCTACGTCGGCTGTGTCGACGGCGAGCCGGTCACGCACGTCATGGTCGCGGGAGCTCGTGGCTTCGGGGTGCTGGGCCACGTCTACACGGTGCCGCAGTGGCGGCGCCGCGGCGCCTTCGGTCAGCTCATGGCCGCGCAGATGGAGGACGTCAGGGCGCTGGGATTCACCCACCTCACCCTGTCCACGGGTTACGGCTCCATGCCCTACGACGTCTACAGCTCCTTCGGGTTCCGGTCCGCGGTTCCGGAGTCGGGACAGATGTTCTGGTTCGCCGAGCCCGGGAGCGGGCTCGCACCTGACGTGTCGGGCGGCACGACGATCCGCCGGACCAGGTGGGCCGACTGGGGCGCGTTCTGCTTCGTCCTCGCGCATGCCCCTCTCGCCGGTGAGACTGTTCCGAGGTCACCGGCGCTGGCGATCGAGGAGTGCGGAAGCGCGGAGGGCAGCTTCCTGAAACTGCTCGGTCAACTGGAGCTTGCGGAGGCGCAATCGTACGTTGCGGAGAGCTCGGCCGGAGGAGTCGTCGGGTGGTGCCATGTGGTTCCCAGCCCGCTGACGCTCGGCGGTGCGTGGCTCCTCGACGTCCATGTGCTTCCCGGATTCGAGCATCTCCTCGGCGATCTTCTCGACAGGGTCGACTGGCCGCAGCGCCCCGTCTTCGCGACCACGGCGGATTCCGACATGTACGAACGCCCTATGGCCGTTGCGGGATTCACGAACGCGGCCGTCCTTCCGACCGGAAGGCACGGTCGGCCGGCTCGCAACCTCACGTTCTGGTGGCGTACGCCGGCTACCCGGTGA
- a CDS encoding alpha/beta hydrolase yields the protein MTTNSTSSIHSAWTGMVAVDDTALAVTDSGGPGIPVVYLNGQFATQGYWRRVVAELGTDWRHITYDERARGRKSRRSLDYSFEAAVRDVDAVLAARGVERAFLVGWSYGAVVAAHWASRNPERALGAVLVDGAFPYDWLDEAMEQRIRKLFRRMGWFTPLLRPTGLTPRMSAEQQAESNIELGRLSRERELAPVLDNITVPTRYVIASGTSFGSRGDEQERIRAGLDRVVERNPNIRVSAKVTSNHGAILRRDFTAVAQAVREVADISCTNSHD from the coding sequence ATGACAACGAACAGCACGTCCTCGATCCACTCGGCCTGGACCGGCATGGTCGCGGTGGACGACACCGCTCTGGCCGTCACCGACTCCGGCGGTCCCGGTATTCCCGTGGTCTACCTCAATGGCCAGTTCGCCACCCAGGGGTACTGGCGGCGGGTCGTCGCCGAACTCGGCACGGACTGGCGGCACATCACCTACGACGAGCGGGCCCGCGGCAGGAAGTCGAGACGGTCGTTGGACTACTCCTTCGAAGCCGCCGTCCGAGACGTCGACGCCGTTCTCGCAGCCAGGGGCGTGGAGCGCGCGTTCCTGGTGGGCTGGTCCTACGGAGCGGTCGTGGCAGCGCACTGGGCGAGCCGCAATCCGGAGCGGGCTCTGGGCGCAGTCCTGGTCGACGGCGCTTTTCCGTACGACTGGCTCGACGAGGCCATGGAGCAGCGGATCCGGAAGCTGTTCCGGCGGATGGGATGGTTCACGCCGCTTCTGCGCCCGACCGGCCTCACGCCGCGGATGAGCGCGGAACAGCAGGCCGAAAGCAACATCGAGCTCGGCAGACTCTCCAGGGAACGCGAACTGGCCCCCGTGCTGGACAACATCACCGTCCCGACCCGGTACGTGATCGCTTCCGGCACGTCGTTCGGAAGCAGGGGCGACGAGCAGGAACGCATCCGTGCCGGCCTCGACAGAGTGGTCGAACGCAACCCGAACATCCGGGTCAGCGCGAAGGTCACCAGCAACCACGGCGCGATCCTGCGCAGGGACTTCACGGCAGTTGCCCAAGCAGTACGGGAGGTCGCCGACATTTCGTGTACGAACTCCCACGACTGA
- a CDS encoding ROK family transcriptional regulator, protein MDPAKPSPELLRGLTDEHVLSALMRRRLMTRAELAAETGLSKPTTGESVRRLVQLGLVVDTGERSAGGRGRGRVGSYYALAADVGAALAVCIAPEGIVVEGVDAYGETLVRAEEKIDRPAGPEAVAAAVVAAAERARGRVGGSIRLVVVSAAGPVDRSTGRLVHVADEPFLIGELDPTEILAPYASGPVVVDNDVNWAARAERDHRDDHGAPRLRDFAYVFLGEGLGCAIVSDGQVMKGHTGMAGEISHVVTSGRDGRATPLIDVFEQLDLRQPGSTAIDVDRLVAAVTDEQGGAAVRRTLGQALGGTLAAIAALADPETVVVGGPWGMHPVVLETINASAGDLPRRLEVRAAQLTVEPSLTGARAAALGCLRKAIVAAATSASSTAL, encoded by the coding sequence GTGGATCCCGCCAAGCCGTCGCCGGAGTTGCTCCGCGGCCTGACCGACGAGCATGTGCTGTCGGCCCTGATGCGACGGCGCCTGATGACGCGTGCCGAGCTGGCCGCCGAGACCGGCCTGTCGAAGCCGACGACGGGCGAGAGCGTGCGGCGGCTGGTGCAGCTGGGGCTCGTGGTGGACACCGGCGAGCGCAGTGCGGGCGGGCGTGGTCGCGGCCGGGTCGGGTCGTACTACGCACTCGCCGCCGATGTCGGTGCGGCCCTGGCGGTCTGCATCGCGCCGGAAGGAATCGTGGTCGAGGGCGTCGACGCCTACGGCGAGACCCTGGTGCGGGCCGAGGAGAAGATCGACAGGCCGGCCGGCCCGGAGGCTGTGGCCGCAGCGGTGGTCGCCGCGGCGGAACGGGCCCGCGGTCGCGTCGGCGGGTCGATCCGGCTCGTGGTCGTCAGCGCGGCCGGCCCGGTCGACCGTTCCACCGGCCGCCTGGTCCACGTCGCGGACGAGCCGTTCCTGATCGGCGAGCTCGATCCGACGGAGATTCTCGCGCCGTACGCCAGTGGGCCGGTCGTCGTCGACAACGACGTGAACTGGGCGGCACGGGCCGAACGCGACCACCGCGACGACCACGGCGCCCCGCGGCTGAGGGACTTCGCGTACGTCTTCCTCGGCGAGGGACTCGGCTGCGCGATCGTCAGCGACGGCCAGGTGATGAAGGGCCACACCGGCATGGCGGGCGAGATCTCCCACGTCGTCACCAGCGGACGAGACGGCCGGGCCACCCCACTGATCGACGTCTTCGAGCAGTTGGACCTGCGCCAGCCCGGCTCCACCGCCATCGACGTCGATCGGCTCGTTGCCGCTGTCACCGACGAGCAAGGTGGCGCCGCAGTACGCCGGACACTCGGCCAGGCTCTCGGCGGAACGCTCGCGGCCATCGCTGCCCTGGCCGATCCCGAGACCGTCGTCGTCGGCGGTCCCTGGGGAATGCATCCGGTCGTCCTCGAAACCATCAATGCTTCTGCCGGCGACCTGCCCCGGCGTCTCGAGGTCCGCGCCGCGCAACTCACGGTCGAGCCTTCCCTGACCGGCGCTCGCGCGGCAGCGCTCGGTTGCCTGCGCAAGGCGATCGTTGCCGCGGCCACGAGTGCCAGTTCCACTGCGCTGTAA
- a CDS encoding DUF1479 domain-containing protein: MSASPVTLPALPHWEQTPDDLPKAVREIKAALRARIAASGRTVEEVFSVVEDGIRAEVEQITAARRNGDPIWPVIDYADIAAGTVTSEQVAQLRRRGCLVVRGHFEREQALGWDRDIVEYVESNDFFAKYRGPGDDFFGSVGSKPEIYPIYWSPTQMQARQSDRMARVQAFLNHQWTYASDGVQWFDPDRDSLYPDRIRRRPPGTDSGGLGTHLDPGTLDLWMTRASQKAFAPLFDGAVEQYDPWQAANRTVGKQYPGSTMCSAFRTFQGWTALSDMDHDQGVLHTVPIVGAMAYLMLRPLLPDVPEDDMCGVTVNQVFPVSEKWHPLLMEALTGIPDVKAGDSVWWHCDMIHSVAPVTDQKGWGNVIYIPAAPWCPRNEDYAAQVREAFLTGSSPSDFPDEHYERTWPNRFSPDDLNQTGRRGLGLD; encoded by the coding sequence ATGTCGGCGAGCCCCGTCACCCTGCCCGCACTTCCGCACTGGGAGCAGACGCCGGACGACCTGCCGAAGGCGGTCCGCGAGATCAAGGCCGCGCTGCGCGCCCGGATCGCCGCGTCCGGCCGTACCGTCGAGGAGGTGTTCTCGGTCGTCGAGGACGGCATCCGGGCCGAGGTCGAGCAGATCACCGCCGCGCGCAGGAACGGCGACCCGATCTGGCCGGTCATCGACTACGCCGATATCGCCGCCGGGACGGTCACGTCCGAGCAGGTTGCGCAGCTACGCCGCCGCGGCTGTCTGGTCGTACGCGGGCACTTCGAGCGGGAGCAGGCGCTCGGCTGGGACCGCGACATAGTGGAGTACGTCGAGAGCAACGACTTCTTCGCCAAGTACCGCGGACCCGGGGACGACTTCTTCGGCAGCGTCGGTTCCAAGCCCGAGATCTACCCGATCTACTGGTCGCCCACCCAGATGCAGGCCCGGCAGAGCGACCGGATGGCGCGCGTTCAGGCGTTCCTCAATCATCAGTGGACGTACGCCTCCGACGGCGTGCAGTGGTTCGACCCGGACCGCGACTCGCTCTACCCCGACCGGATCCGGCGCCGCCCACCGGGCACCGACTCCGGCGGGCTCGGTACGCACCTGGACCCCGGCACCCTCGACCTGTGGATGACGCGGGCCAGCCAGAAGGCCTTCGCCCCCTTGTTCGACGGGGCTGTCGAGCAGTACGACCCCTGGCAGGCAGCGAACCGTACCGTCGGCAAGCAGTACCCAGGCAGCACGATGTGCTCGGCGTTCCGCACCTTCCAGGGCTGGACCGCCCTGTCGGACATGGACCACGACCAGGGCGTCCTGCACACGGTCCCGATCGTGGGCGCGATGGCGTACCTCATGCTGCGGCCGCTGCTGCCCGACGTGCCCGAGGACGACATGTGCGGCGTCACTGTCAACCAGGTCTTTCCTGTCAGCGAGAAATGGCATCCGCTGTTGATGGAAGCCCTCACCGGCATCCCGGACGTGAAGGCCGGCGACTCCGTCTGGTGGCACTGCGACATGATCCACAGCGTCGCGCCCGTCACGGACCAGAAGGGCTGGGGCAACGTCATCTACATCCCGGCCGCGCCGTGGTGCCCGCGCAACGAGGACTACGCGGCCCAGGTGCGCGAGGCGTTCCTCACCGGCTCGAGCCCGAGCGACTTCCCGGACGAACACTACGAACGCACCTGGCCGAACCGCTTCTCACCGGACGACCTCAACCAGACCGGCCGGCGCGGCCTCGGCCTCGACTGA
- a CDS encoding nucleotidyl transferase AbiEii/AbiGii toxin family protein translates to MPVTRATAAGRAYLDLQNRARRERRSTQELLTFYVLERFLARVAASAYNQEFILKGGLLLAVLDARRPTQDADLLARNLRADEATVAARVQEICLLTLGEDDGVEFRVPTLRTTRIREDGLYAGVRVAMDARIEQAQTKLKLDINVGDPVTPAPVELTYPVLREGQPLRLLGYPLATVLAEKLCTAVSLGEANSRVRDYADVWTLTGRHDLDYADVRAAVEATARHRGVALRPLGESIGELVRVRSSAFTAFRGQLGIDGSELPRRFGDLVRDVLKFADPLLTTAAIRTSWRAAERIWR, encoded by the coding sequence ATGCCTGTGACGCGTGCAACCGCAGCTGGCCGTGCCTACTTGGACCTGCAGAACCGCGCCCGTCGGGAGCGCCGATCGACACAGGAATTACTCACGTTCTACGTGCTCGAGCGGTTCTTGGCACGTGTAGCAGCTTCGGCGTACAACCAGGAATTCATCCTGAAGGGAGGTCTCCTGCTAGCGGTTCTCGATGCCCGCCGCCCAACCCAGGACGCGGACCTCCTTGCGCGGAATCTGCGAGCCGACGAAGCGACGGTTGCCGCAAGGGTGCAAGAAATCTGCCTGCTGACGCTCGGAGAGGACGACGGGGTCGAATTCCGGGTCCCTACTCTGCGGACCACGCGTATTCGAGAGGACGGCCTTTACGCTGGAGTCCGCGTCGCGATGGACGCTCGCATCGAGCAGGCGCAGACCAAGTTGAAGCTCGATATCAACGTCGGAGACCCAGTGACCCCGGCACCGGTCGAACTTACCTATCCAGTGCTTCGGGAAGGCCAGCCGCTTCGACTCCTCGGTTACCCGCTGGCGACCGTGTTGGCTGAGAAGTTGTGCACTGCGGTGAGCCTCGGGGAAGCAAACAGCCGCGTTCGCGACTACGCAGACGTCTGGACTCTCACCGGCAGGCACGACCTTGACTACGCCGACGTCCGAGCGGCTGTAGAGGCGACGGCACGACATCGTGGTGTTGCGCTCCGACCGCTCGGGGAGAGTATCGGCGAACTCGTAAGAGTGCGCAGTAGCGCCTTTACAGCATTTCGTGGGCAACTCGGCATTGATGGCAGTGAACTCCCGCGCCGGTTCGGCGACCTCGTGCGTGACGTCCTGAAGTTCGCCGATCCGCTCCTGACCACGGCAGCCATCAGGACCAGTTGGCGAGCGGCGGAGCGGATCTGGCGCTAA
- a CDS encoding class I SAM-dependent methyltransferase: protein MNDTELVGVQKTLSPILRAKALDNRLPDPILGDRYAEQAMRGLDPDYDKRRFGSSQMGLVAVVRAKAHDDWARSFLAEHPDAVVLHLGCGLDARVYRIDPPATVEWYDLDYPSIIELRKRLLPPREHYTLIGSSVTDLTWLDRIPRGRPVLMIAEGLVPYLTEIDVRQLLTSVVDAFPTGQIQLDLVTVWAWRTSKWDPMLRKYGTRFHSGFDDPAALTDWHQRLEYVDEAPMNDSPVLMAKAPANVRRMYRVLNLLPGMKRSVRIVRFRF from the coding sequence GTGAACGACACCGAACTCGTCGGCGTGCAGAAGACCCTCAGCCCCATCCTGCGTGCCAAGGCACTGGACAACCGCCTGCCGGACCCCATCCTCGGTGACCGGTACGCCGAGCAGGCCATGCGGGGGCTCGACCCCGACTACGACAAGCGCAGGTTCGGCAGCAGCCAGATGGGTCTGGTCGCCGTCGTGCGCGCGAAGGCCCACGACGACTGGGCCCGAAGCTTCCTCGCCGAGCATCCCGACGCGGTGGTGCTGCACCTGGGCTGCGGGCTCGATGCCCGGGTGTACCGGATCGACCCGCCCGCGACCGTCGAGTGGTACGACCTGGACTACCCGTCCATCATCGAACTGCGCAAGCGTCTCCTGCCGCCGCGCGAGCACTACACCCTGATCGGCTCCAGCGTCACCGACCTGACCTGGCTGGACCGCATTCCCCGCGGCCGGCCGGTGCTGATGATCGCCGAGGGGCTGGTGCCCTACCTGACCGAGATCGACGTGCGACAGTTGCTGACCAGCGTCGTCGACGCGTTCCCCACCGGTCAGATACAGCTGGACCTGGTGACGGTCTGGGCGTGGCGTACCTCGAAGTGGGATCCCATGTTGCGCAAGTACGGCACGAGGTTCCACAGCGGTTTCGACGACCCGGCCGCGTTGACCGACTGGCATCAGCGGCTCGAGTACGTCGACGAGGCGCCGATGAACGACTCACCAGTGCTGATGGCCAAGGCGCCCGCGAACGTACGCCGCATGTACCGCGTCCTGAACCTGCTCCCGGGCATGAAGCGGTCCGTCCGCATCGTCCGGTTCCGCTTCTGA